A genomic region of Anopheles coustani chromosome 3, idAnoCousDA_361_x.2, whole genome shotgun sequence contains the following coding sequences:
- the LOC131264107 gene encoding uncharacterized protein LOC131264107: MADESRYIVNGPPHKSDISAGCASLGSFIRRKLLQNGTDVALIDGVYGTTLTYLELLERGSQLAECLRTVVGIRSNDVVGLVSENRLDFPVVVVASFLLGATVAPINLTYSEREFEHAFRLSKPRIVFMSTFAADRIVVAASRCRDFIERLVIFGDENPFSASTVDGVPVALLDEFLTPVSFVNPMTLTIAPTDIHRHVALIMCSSGTTGLPKGVQLTQANVMASVALTEETSAMMDSEEEMVVLCVLPWFHAFGCLSLLNVLCIKERMVSLPKFEDFLYLSCIEQYRCNTLLTVPPIVLFLAKHPLVDSYDLSSVQTIICGAAPLSKETENLVRRRLGVRYVRQGYGMSELTLATLVQNGDDHKPGSVGRVQIGTQVKVIDPTSGRALGPNERGELCFRGTQVMVGYVGDEKATRATIDPDGWLHSGDVGFYDTDGEFYVVDRLKELIKYKGYQVPPAEIEAILLSHSGVQDAAVIGVPDEAAGELPMAFVVRQPDALQLTEKELIDYVQQRASPAKRLHGGVRFIEAIPKNLSGKILRRELRELVHTIRSKL, translated from the exons ATGGCGGACGAGAGCCGGTACATCGTGAACGGTCCACCCCATAAGTCGGACATCTCCGCAGGTTGCGCTTCACTCGGGAGCTTCATACGCCGCAAGTTACTCCAGAACGGCACGGATGTAGCACTG ATCGATGGCGTGTACGGTACGACGCTAACCTACCTGGAGCTATTGGAACGTGGATCGCAGCTAGCAGAGTGTCTGCGGACTGTTGTCGGCATCCGGAGCAATGACGTGGTGGGTCTGGTCTCGGAAAACCGACTAGACTTCCCCGTCGTGGTGGTTGCCTCGTTCCTCTTGGGCGCAACTGTAGCCCCGATCAATCTAACCTATAGCGAAC GAGAGTTCGAGCATGCCTTTCGCCTGTCGAAACCGCGCATCGTCTTCATGTCGACATTCGCTGCGGATCGGATAGTGGTGGCCGCTTCTCGCTGTCGGGATTTTATCGAGCGCTTGGTAATATTTGGTGACGAAAACCCATTCAGTGCATCGACAGTGGATGGCGTACCGGTGGCGTTGCTAGACGAGTTTCTTACCCCGGTATCCTTCGTCAATCCGATGACACTCACCATCGCCCCAACAGACATTCATCGGCATGTCGCCCTTATAATGTGTTCATCGGGCACCACTGGCCTTCCCAAGGGCGTCCAGTTGACACAAGCAAACGTGATGGCCAGCGTTGCCCTAACAGA aGAAACATCGGCTATGATGGACAGCGAGGAGGAGATGGTGGTGCTTTGTGTGTTGCCCTGGTTTCACGCATTCGGTTGCCTCAGCCTACTGAACGTGCTGTGCATTAAAGAGCGCATGGTATCGCTGCCAAAGTTCGAGGACTTCCTGTACCTCAGCTGCATCGAACAGTATCGCTGTAATACGCTGCTGACCGTACCTCCGATAGTGCTGTTTCTTGCCAAACATCCGCTTGTCGACAGCTACGACCTAAGCAGCGTGCAGACTATCATCTGCGGAGCAGCACCGCTTAGCAAGGAAACGGAGAACTTAGTACGACGCCGGTTAGGCGTTCGCTACGTACGCCAGGGATATGGCATGAGTGAGCTGACACTGGCAACGCTGGTCCAGAACGGTGACGATCACAAACCTGGCAGTGTCGGTCGCGTGCAAATCGGCACGCAGGTGAAAGTGATCGATCCGACATCGGGACGTGCGCTTGGACCGAACGAGCGCGGTGAGCTGTGCTTCCGAGGAACCCAAGTCATGGTGGGCTACGTTGGTGACGAGAAGGCAACGCGCGCTACTATCGACCCGGATGGCTGGCTGCACTCGGGCGATGTGGGCTTCTACGACACGGATGGAGAGTTTTACGTCGTCGACCGCTTGAAGGAGCTGATCAAATACAAAGGATACCAAGTACCACCGGCAGAGATCGAGGCGATACTGCTGTCGCACTCGGGTGTGCAAGATGCGGCCGTAATCGGCGTGCCCGACGAGGCTGCCGGTGAACTGCCGATGGCGTTCGTAGTGCGCCAACCGGACGCGTTGCAACTTACCGAGAAAGAGTTGATAGATTATGTGCAGCAGCGAGCCTCACCGGCTAAGCGACTGCACGGTGGTGTCCGGTTCATTGAGGCTATTCCGAAAAACCTAAGTGGAAAGATATTAAGACGTGAGCTGCGGGAGCTGGTACACACCATTCGATCGAAACTGTGA